A window of the Bacillus sp. A301a_S52 genome harbors these coding sequences:
- a CDS encoding DUF2188 domain-containing protein produces MDEAIEAGKQVAEENKPSRLVIYNHLNQIVDEKTFH; encoded by the coding sequence ATGGATGAGGCCATAGAAGCAGGTAAACAGGTTGCGGAGGAAAATAAACCGAGTCGACTTGTTATATACAATCACCTCAATCAAATAGTAGATGAAAAAACGTTTCATTGA
- a CDS encoding trimeric intracellular cation channel family protein has protein sequence MWDVLNVIGTIAFALSGVLVAMEEKYDLMGIYILGFITAFGGGAVRNLLIGVPVSELWEQGTLFTVAFAVMTLAFVFPKVVRWTLLRRGVFFDAIGLGAFSVQGAMYAYSMGLPLSASIAAAALTGTGGGMIRDVLAGRKPLFLQKDIYIAWTLIPGVIVGTGWLTAPWQLLLIVVTVVIMRLFASYFGWKLPIRTVSYHT, from the coding sequence ATGTGGGATGTATTAAACGTTATTGGTACCATTGCCTTTGCATTAAGTGGTGTGCTAGTAGCGATGGAAGAAAAATATGACTTGATGGGTATTTATATTTTAGGGTTTATTACGGCATTCGGCGGTGGAGCTGTGAGAAATTTACTTATTGGTGTCCCAGTATCAGAGTTGTGGGAGCAAGGGACGCTCTTCACCGTTGCTTTTGCTGTTATGACGTTAGCATTTGTATTTCCGAAAGTAGTGCGATGGACACTTCTTCGTAGAGGTGTCTTTTTTGATGCCATTGGACTTGGGGCATTTTCGGTCCAAGGAGCGATGTATGCCTATTCCATGGGCTTGCCGTTAAGTGCTAGTATTGCTGCGGCTGCATTAACTGGAACAGGTGGCGGGATGATTAGGGACGTTTTAGCAGGAAGGAAGCCGCTATTTCTTCAGAAAGATATTTATATTGCGTGGACATTAATTCCAGGAGTCATTGTAGGAACAGGCTGGCTAACGGCGCCATGGCAGCTTTTATTAATTGTTGTGACAGTCGTTATTATGCGACTTTTCGCCTCCTATTTCGGTTGGAAGCTCCCCATTCGAACAGTTAGTTATCATACATGA
- a CDS encoding general stress protein: MTPIYKEFHNDEEVVSSVQALKNKGISGDDIYIVAHDDDRTKRVADNADANTIGMSEQSFGEATKNLFRQKGDELRTKFNEVGFTDTMAEDLEESLDEGKIVVVVKDAPEDVFI; encoded by the coding sequence ATGACACCTATTTACAAAGAATTTCACAATGATGAGGAAGTTGTATCATCTGTTCAAGCATTGAAGAACAAAGGTATTAGTGGAGACGACATTTATATTGTGGCTCATGACGATGATCGAACTAAAAGAGTCGCCGACAATGCCGATGCAAATACAATTGGCATGAGTGAGCAAAGCTTTGGAGAAGCAACAAAAAATCTATTCCGTCAAAAGGGTGATGAGCTGCGTACGAAATTTAATGAAGTTGGCTTCACTGACACTATGGCGGAAGATTTAGAGGAAAGTCTAGATGAAGGAAAAATTGTCGTGGTCGTTAAAGATGCGCCAGAAGATGTCTTTATTTAA
- a CDS encoding DUF1836 domain-containing protein, which yields MESLEQVLSKLQINNHIKLTDIPDLDLYMDQVIQLFDNTFDDAKRHEKDKVLTKTMINNYAKGGLIPPIKNKKYTKEHMIFLSLIYELKGVLSIQDIKLTLSELIEGSSRSSEELQTFYRHYLSLSKRNSDKFRQDCTDHLSEVEHLLKDENAMSSEHIMLILTLINMSNIYRKAAEKLVDSLTVQQDK from the coding sequence ATGGAATCCCTTGAGCAAGTGTTATCTAAACTCCAGATTAACAATCACATTAAGCTGACGGACATCCCTGATCTCGATTTGTATATGGACCAAGTCATTCAATTATTCGATAACACGTTTGATGATGCTAAACGCCATGAAAAGGATAAAGTTTTAACGAAAACGATGATTAATAATTATGCGAAAGGAGGTCTAATTCCTCCTATTAAAAATAAAAAATACACTAAAGAGCATATGATATTTCTCTCTTTAATTTATGAATTAAAGGGTGTATTATCTATCCAAGACATTAAATTAACGTTATCTGAGCTTATTGAAGGATCCAGTCGTTCATCTGAAGAGCTTCAAACATTCTATAGGCATTATTTAAGCCTCTCTAAGAGAAATTCAGATAAATTTCGCCAGGATTGTACTGATCACTTGTCAGAGGTAGAACACCTTCTAAAAGATGAAAATGCCATGAGTTCTGAGCATATTATGTTAATTTTAACGCTTATCAACATGAGTAATATTTATCGAAAAGCCGCAGAAAAATTAGTAGACAGTCTAACAGTCCAACAGGATAAGTAA
- a CDS encoding hemolysin III family protein, producing MNMYIREPVNGLTHLAGALLSFIALLAMVIKVSLDGASPLELMAVIIFGISLILLYSASATYHMVIAKDKVIAFFRRMDHSMIYVLIAGTYTPFCLITMNGVAGWTLFSVVTGLAIAGVVFKMVWFHSPRWLSTGLYIGMGWLVVFFFAPLSEVMAYPGLMLLLTGGILYTIGGVIYGWKPYWLEFKHIGYHEIFHIFILLGSLAHFLSVYLYVI from the coding sequence ATGAATATGTATATTCGAGAACCGGTGAACGGTCTCACACATTTGGCTGGTGCCCTGCTTTCGTTCATCGCATTACTAGCAATGGTTATTAAGGTTTCTCTAGATGGTGCCTCTCCTTTGGAGCTTATGGCAGTTATTATTTTTGGAATCAGTCTCATATTACTGTATTCAGCTTCTGCAACCTATCATATGGTCATTGCCAAAGATAAAGTGATTGCTTTTTTTAGGCGAATGGATCATTCGATGATTTATGTGTTAATTGCAGGGACTTACACGCCCTTCTGTCTTATTACGATGAATGGTGTAGCAGGATGGACATTGTTTAGTGTTGTTACGGGTCTTGCCATTGCAGGTGTTGTCTTTAAAATGGTTTGGTTTCATTCTCCTAGATGGCTGTCAACGGGGCTGTATATTGGAATGGGCTGGCTTGTCGTCTTCTTTTTTGCTCCGTTATCTGAAGTGATGGCCTATCCTGGACTGATGCTACTTCTTACTGGTGGCATTTTATATACGATAGGCGGGGTGATCTATGGTTGGAAGCCATATTGGCTGGAGTTTAAGCACATCGGCTACCATGAGATTTTTCATATCTTTATTTTACTTGGAAGCTTAGCTCACTTCCTAAGTGTCTATTTATATGTCATATAA